A single genomic interval of Melanotaenia boesemani isolate fMelBoe1 chromosome 4, fMelBoe1.pri, whole genome shotgun sequence harbors:
- the tmem132a gene encoding transmembrane protein 132D — protein MAGISCSSMWWRFRGELLLFWIIITVPSSLLQPPLPLSLPVQMSVIPPPWQFLPLFQVEPGPLFSNCSPFSFSQSVFLLPPPGQAHRPGLQASFGPYSVTQLISEPLLHSFPTVYSSLLSEDVERERDEGGQERFRVRVLFQEKEYISTQGTCIILHAFKETEQHKASCVTQPPLGLCVVTLTLPSDWFKDQSQHINQSRQDLDQWHKNVHRNRKVTTRDRGHHHRRRGDLLKHQHAMSSSLRSKSNVDDNSHMDAPRALRYQRGPMQNQIQLYYSSFHLLDDLKPTQGRCSEDSMAQSQSQLFYIRAVTVKEQKTRNQGQDQDRTEKENCLNGQQEDELIVDSHVVIRYHRGPVLIGQPIRVSINLRANFSADFVIIRMKVKKGLVSMAAQRTFTSDLWTVTLERSQGFKHDVMSIFCHKQITAKTDHNFSLLQQVVCLSIDGLRRSFGVAMTVSANWWVEYSGHSKHYGTAVSLYSFVDRHIFGIVPTTESKMIINTAILTNQPVSIPVTVLAISHDEKVSDVTSAVTCHSASENTIKVSSDCSILFVDGSESGLGSTCAMVEFQLGVLSGSVCLEVWAPSVPLQVLLADPVLDAIDGWNLFTEEGCVPVYQRSSVQILTQFTAQDSLGRTKHLLGSSDWFVDVTELVHNWLRIEDPKVASLGPQNILIGLRPGKTSLHVVSEQWDGVLGRCEVTVTSDAVTPGDLSVQVVSGLGMSVTANPGHPAIVTTTVTAYNILYNLHQEASISVWLQFSDDTASLLSSYSDLPFFMRLSSLAETVVMVTSSPEQQIYAQGDGGGPLVQAELLVSTCDDQLISSNSISDNKLPFSALSNRGGASRRLARGSGWVRVNLDLGFARPVGKKNEEDEEFEFVISDMLFGADNDMYVSNEDESGNMSSGSINYEKVKGETANRRWNKDNSQWIVGGNTLERAVLLPSMEEGTVYFSPSHEVEGERREEEEKDGLGAPEFEVGLGAILSLFCLSAVLFLVNCLPCALRDRRRSRTKTETTRDLEDRDPEGGDPEGGDPVAGAPEGGDPVAGDPEAGDPEDGDPDDGDPEAGDPEAGDPEDGDPDDGDPEAGDPEAGDPEDGDPDDGDPEAGGLEDGNPEEGDPEDKATENQDNRGEKEEEHCERKITESEYELKETQPENDAGDEKQEEIIC, from the exons ATGGCAGGTATCAGCTGCTCCAGCATGTGGTGGAGGTTCAGAGGAGAGCTGCTGCTCTTCTGGATCATCATAACAG TCCCGTCATCTCTGCTGCAGCCTCCgcttcctctctccctcccaGTCCAGATGTCAGTCATTCCTCCTCCCTGGCAGTTCCTTCCTTTGTTCCAGGTGGAGCCGGGCCCTCTTTTCTCCAACTGCAGTCCCTTCTCCTTCTCCCAGAGTGTTTTCCTGCTGCCTCCGCCCGGTCAGGCCCACAGACCTGGCCTCCAGGCTTCATTTGGACCTTATTCAGTTACACAG CTCATATCAGAGCCTCTGCTTCACAGTTTTCCCACTGTGTACTCTTCCCTCCTCTCTGAGGATGTGGAGAGAGAGCGAGATGAGGGAGGGCAGGAGAGGTTTAGGGTGAGGGTCTTGTTCCAGGAAAAAGAATATATCAGTACCCAAGGGACCTGCATCATCCTGCATGCTTTCAAGGAGACGGAGCAGCACAAAGCTTCCTGTGTCACACAG CCTCCTCTAGGATTGTGTGTGGTTACCCTGACACTGCCCAGTGACTGGTTTAAAGACCAATCCCAACATATTAACCAATCACGTCAAGATCTGGACCAGTGGCATAAAAACGTCCACCGTAATCGCAAGGTAACGACCCGGGACCGTGGCCACCACCATCGTCGTCGTGGTGACCTCCTCAAGCATCAGCATGCGATGTCGTCTTCGCTCAG ATCAAAATCAAATGTTGATGACAACTCTCATATGGATGCTCCACGGGCCCTCAGATATCAACGGGGCCCAATGCAAAACCAAATTCAGCTTTACTACTCTTCCTTCCACCTGCTGGATGACCTTAAGCCGACACAAGGACG ATGTTCGGAGGACAGTATGGCTCAGTCCCAGAGCCAGCTGTTTTATATCAGAGCAGTGACAGTGAAGGAGCAGAAGACAAGGAACCAGGGGCAAGACCAGGACAGGACTGagaaagaaaactgtttaaatgGGCAGCAAGAGGACGAGCTTATAGTGGACTCTCATGTTGTAATTCGCTACCACAGGGGGCCCGTCCTGATAggccagccaatcagagtgtCCATCAATCTCAGAGCAAACTTCAGCGCTGACTTTGTCATCATCAG GATGAAGGTAAAGAAAGGCTTGGTGTCGATGGCGGCCCAGAGAACCTTTACCTCTGACCTCTGGACGGTCACCTTGGAGAGAAGCCAAGGCTTCAAACATGATGTGATGTCAATCTTCTGCCACAAACAGATCACAGCGAAGACAGATCACAA TTTCTCTCTCCTCCAGCAGGTGGTCTGTCTATCAATTGACGGCCTGAGGCGGAGCTTCGGTGTTGCCATGACGGTGTCTGCTAACTGGTGGGTGGAGTACTCTGGGCACAGCAAACACTATGGAACAGCAGTCAGCCTCTACTCTTTCGTTGATAGACACATCTTTGGCATTGTTCCCACCACGGAG AGTAAAATGATCATCAACACAGCCATACTGACCAACCAGCCGGTGTCCATACCTGTCACTGTGCTCGCCATAAGCCACGATGAGAAGGTTTCAGATGTTACTTCTGCAGTCACATGTCACTCTGCCAGCGAGAACACCATCAAG GTCTCCAGTGATTGCTCCATACTCTTTGTGGACGGCAGTGAATCAGGGTTGGGCAGCACATGTGCCATGGTGGAGTTTCAACTGGGCGTGCTCAGTGGGTCTGTGTGTCTGGAGGTATGGGCTCCGTCTGTGCCCCTGCAAGTGTTGTTGGCAGACCCCGTTCTTGATGCCATTGATGGTTGGAACCTCTTCACAGAAGAAGG GTGTGTGCCAGTTTATCAGCGCTCCTCAGTCCAGATTCTGACCCAGTTCACAGCACAGGACTCTCTGGGCAGAACTAAGCATCTCCTCGGCTCGTCAGACTGGTTTGTGGATGTGACAGAGTTGGTCCATAACTGGCTGAGAATAGAAGATCCCAAAGTGGCTTCGCTTGGTCCACAGAACATCCTAATTGGTTTGAGGCCTGGAAAAACATCACTGCAT GTTGTTTCTGAGCAGTGGGACGGTGTGCTGGGACGATGTGAGGTCACTGTGACCTCTGATGCAGTCACCCCTGGTGATCTATCGGTGCAGGTGGTCAGCGGCCTCGGCATGTCAGTTACAGCCAACCCCGGCCACCCCGCCATCGTCACAACAACGGTGACCGCCTACAACATCCTGTACAACCTTCACCAG GAAGCGTCCATCAGCGTCTGGCTCCAGTTCAGTGATGATACTGCTTctctcctctccagctacaGCGATCTTCCATTTTTCATGCGTCTCTCATCTTTGGCTGAAACTGTGGTCATGGTAACATCCAGTCCTGAGCAGCAAATTTATGCCCAAGGTGATGGAGGTGGGCCTCTAGTGCAAGCAGAACTTCTGGTTTCTACCTGTGACGACCAGCTGATTTCCTCCAACTCCATCAGTGACAACAAGCTGCCTTTTAGTGCCTTGTCCAACAGAGGAGGAGCATCTAGGAGGCTGGCGAGAGGGTCTGGGTGGGTTCGTGTAAACCTCGACCTGGGCTTTGCACGGCCAGTAGGGAAGAagaatgaggaggatgaggagttTGAGTTTGTCATTTCAGATATGCTGTTTGGAGCTGACAATGACATGTACGTATCAAACGAGGACGAAAGTGGAAACATGAGCTCTGGAAGTATCAACTATGAGAAAGTCAAGGGAGAGACGGCTAACAGGAGGTGGAACAAGGACAACAGCCAATGGATCGTTGGTGGTAACACTCTGGAAAGAGCTGTGCTGCTTCCCAGTATGGAGGAAGGAACTGTGTACTTCTCCCCCAGCCATGAGGTCGAAGGAGAGAggagggaagaggaggaaaaagatgGGCTTGGTGCTCCAGAGTTCGAGGTTGGCCTCGGTGCTATCCTCTCTCTGTTCTGTCTCTCAGCTGTCCTTTTCCTGGTAAACTGTCTGCCCTGTGCCCTGAGAGACAGAAGGAGGTCCAGAACCAAGACGGAGACCACCAGAGATCTGGAGGACAGAGATCCTGAGGGAGGAGATCCTGAGGGTGGAGATCCTGTGGCTGGAGCTCCTGAGGGTGGAGATCCTGTGGCTGGAGATCCTGAGGCTGGAGATCCTGAGGACGGCGATCCTGACGATGGCGATCCTGAGGCTGGAGATCCTGAGGCTGGAGATCCTGAGGACGGCGATCCTGACGATGGCGATCCTGAGGCTGGAGATCCTGAGGCTGGAGATCCTGAGGACGGAGATCCTGACGATGGTGATCCTGAGGCTGGAGGTCTGGAGGACGGAAATCCGGAGGAAGGAGATCCTGAAGATAAAGCTACAGAAAATCAAGACAACaggggagagaaagaggaggagcaCTGTGAGAGGAAGATCACAGAGAGTGAATACGAGCTGAAGGAGACTCAGCCAGAAAATGATGCAGGTgatgaaaaacaagaagaaatcaTTTGCTGA